The sequence CTTGCGAACCGCGTCGGTGAAAAGCGGTGAGAGATCCTCGACATGGCCCGCGAATTTGGCGTTCCAGACAACATCGATCGTAACAACATCGAACGCCGATGAACCGGAGGCGATCTCGGCCGAGAATTTGTCGAATACGCCCTGGTAGGGAACGACCGTGAACTTCACCTCGACGCCGGTCTCGGCGGTGAACTTCTCGGCCACGGCCTTCTGCAGCATCTCGCCGCCGCCCTCGACCAGGATATTGATGGTTTCGGCGTTCGCCGGCGCCGCCATGAAGATGAGCGCAAGCGCGCTGGCTGAAAGCAAATCCTTCATGGAATCCTCCTCCCTTACAGCGAGGCTCTCACTCCAGCCTCCGATAAAGGCAACCATAATTGGGGCATGACGACGTTGTCAATGCACATTGTCGACGTTGTCATGAAAAATGTCGACGTTGTCATCTCCTTGGTGTACTACTGCTTTCGGAGAGAGAGGATTCCGATATGGTCAGCATCGTCAGTGTCGCTAAAGCGGCAGGGGTATCGAACAAGACCGTGTCCCGGGTAATCAACGGCGAACCGCATGTGACCGAGGACACGCGTGAAAGAGTGGAAAAGGCCATTCGGGATCTCGGCTACATTCCCAACATGGCCGCGCGCCAAATACGCTCAAGCCGCTCCAACACGTTCGGGATCATCACCGACTATGTTTCCACGACTCCCTATTCGGTGGATATCGTGCGCGGAATCCAGGATTGGGCCAACACGCACGGAAAAAGCATCCTGATGGCAAACTCCGGCGGGTTACCCGAAAGGGAGGCGGAAATCTGGAAGATGTTCCGGTCCCACCGTATCGACGGGGTGCTCTATGTGACCATGTACCACCGCGTCGTGGATCCCGAGGCCGGGGATGTGAGCATACCGACAGTAATGATCAACTGCCGGCCGCAGACGGGCGAACTCTTGCCATCCATCGAGCCTGACGACTTTCAGGGCGCCCGGGACCTCACCCGATATTTGCTTGAACGGGGACATCGCAGGATCGGCTATATCAGGCTCAACCCGATTCTGCTCGGCGCCCAACTGCGCCTCGATGCCTTCCGCCGCACCGCGAAGGAATTCGGCCTCGCGGAGAGCGACCTCTCCATTCGTCTTGGAATGGAAGGCCCGGTCGGAGCGGAGGAGAATTATGTGTTTGCGGCAGCGTCCGAAATTTTGCAGCAAAAGGATCGTCCAACCGCGATCATGAGCGGCAATGATGAAATGGCGATCCAGATCTATATTGCAGCTTTGACGTTAGGACTAAGAATCCCGCAGGACGTCAGCATTGTCGGTTTTGACGATTTCAGAACGGTATCGTTGGCGCTCAAGCCCGAACTGACCACCGCGGCATTGCCGTACTATGATCTCGGTTTTCAGGGTGCCGAGTGGTTGAACAGCGTCATTTCTGAAGAAAAGGTGCGCGCGAGTCGTCGCGTCATCTCGTGCAAACTTGTCGAGCGTACATCCGTGTGTGCTCTGTAAAACTGCCAACTTTCTGCTCGCCCAGTCTCAGGTCCGCCGTCGCCTCGACGCGACGGTCGCGCCGTGCCAGCCGCAGATAGTCCTTGTAGGCAAGCAGCACAGTCCTCGGGCGGCCATTCTTGGCGATGATCACCGGCTCGCGCAGGGCGGCATCCTGGCGGAACAGCTCGATGCCATCCTGCCGTTCGACCGCCGCGACGAGCGCGCCGCGCTGCTGACCGCCGACGACGTCGCCACACTCAAACACCTGGCGCAGCAGGGCATGGGCGAAAACACGCGGCGGGCATCCGGCTGATCGTCTGAGCCGTGCGGAACGGGATACCGACTCGGAGACCCCTATGGATGTGGCGCGATCAGCGACAGCGTCGGAAAGTAGGTGCGATAGCGTCCGATATCGCGGGTCAGCAGCGGAAACTGGCTAACTGCGGCATGCGCGCCGATGAAAAAGTCAGATAGGACACCAGTCCTTGATCCTCCTGCCCGGCGATATTGCGTGAAAGCTTTTCCTGCAAGGAAAAGCGCGGCTCGAGGAATTGGCGTCATCTCCAGTCCAGCCTCCTCGAGAAATACTTCAAGATCCTCAACGCGATCGTATCTGACCGACAGCTCCGCGTAGACCAAATCGTTGATCAGCAAAGGCCCGTTCAGACTCGCCGCTTCGAGCTGAGCAATCGCCCAATCTGCCCAATTGTCGTCGTTGGTGACAACGTCCAAGAGGACGTTGGTGTCGATGAATGTCATGCTTCGCCACGGGTCAGGGCCATGATGGAGTCGGTATCGAGTCCTTTACCGGCATGACCCCGCAACTTCGCAAAGCGGCTCGCCGGCGGCTTTTTGTCTGCACGCGTCAGCACGACGGTGCCGTCGGCAGCACGGCGAAAGTCAACTTTGCTTCCGGGAACGATGCCCAATAAATCGCGCACTGGCTTCGGAATCGTCACTTGCCCCTTGGCGGTAACTGTCGTTGCCATCTGCCTTCCTCGGTAATACCAGACACATGAAAGGTATTACCTCATGCAGGCGATTTCAAGCAGGCCGGGGAACGCCGAGCCGCCTCAATGGTGGTAACCGCCCGCTTTCCGCATCATAGACGACTCTACGTTCGAGGCTCGATTGGCTGCCAAATGCTCATTCTGCGGGTCTCCGGCATTAAGAAGATGGCGAGCGCGAAGCACACTGCAGGAACGACGATTGGGTAGATCAGCGCGTACCCGATGCTACCCGTCGCTGCGAAAGCCGCCGAGGTGATGAACGGCACCAATCCGCCGCCCCAGCCGTTTCCGATGTGATACGGCACTGACACCGACGTGTATCGAATCCTTCCGGGAAAATACTCCGCCAGAAACGCCCCAACCGGCCCGTAGACCATGCCGACATAGCAGACGAGGATGAAGATGATGAAGATCGCGATTGGATAGTTGATGTTGTCGGGTTGCGTGACCGCACCGAGCCACGAATACAGCGGGTAATAGGTGAGCGCGGCGAGCAGCATTCCTCCCAGGATCACTGGCTTGCGGCCGATAATATCGGAAAGCCAGCCAAACAGGATCAGGCTCGGCGTTGCAAGAAGCAGTGCCGCTCCGACGATATAGGCCGAGTTCAGCGGATCCACTTTGGAGACCTGCTGCAGAAAGTACAGCGCCCAGAATTGTCCGCTGTACCAGACCACCCCCTGCCCGATGAGCACGATGGTGGCGATGCCAACATATTTGATGTTGGAGCTGAGGAACGCTTCCCTCCAGGGATTTTGGGTCATCTGCCCCTTGGCCTTGATCTCCTGGAAGATTGGTGTCTCCTGGAGCTGGAGCCGGATGTAGATTGCGATGCCTACCAGCAGGAACGACACCAGGAACGGAACGCGCCACGCCCATGCGTCGAAAGCTTCGCTGCCGAAATAGGTTCGCGCCGCGATGATCACCGCCAGCGACACCACGATTCCGAGAGTCGGAGAAGTCTGGAGCCAGCCTGTGTAGTAGCCGCGGCGTTCATCGGGAACGTGCTCGGCGACGTAGGTGATGGCGCCGCCATACTCGCCGCCCAAGCACAAGCCCTGGATCATCCGCAAGCTGAAGAGGAGGAACGCAGCCGTCAGACCGATCGACTCGTAGGTCGGGATTAAACCGATCGCACCGGTGCCCAATCCCATTCCTGACAGCGTAATCAGGAACGTGTATTTGCGGCCGACCCGATCGCCCATCCAGCCGAAGAGGAAAGCGCCCAGTGGGCGGATCAGGAATCCTGCCGTGAAGAGCGCAATCGTACTCAACAGCGCCGCAACCGGGTGTGATTGCTCGAAGAACTTGACCGACAGAACCGCAGCCAGGCTCCCGAAGATATAGAAATCATACCATTCGATGATGTTTCCCACCGATGCCGCAACGATCACACGGCGGAAATCCGTCGGGACTTGAATGGCCATGTTGCTTCCTCCCGTTTCAAGACATGGCTCCCTGCAATTTCCAATAGTTTTACCACAAAAATAGCTTGGCCAAAATTGAGTATTGCTCCGGAACCGACAGATCTCTGGTAGTAAGGGCTGGCAGAAAAACCTCTCGTTCGCGGGAATTGCGAGTTGTTACTTCATCGTAAGGATGCCCCGCGCGCATCGGCGGACGAAGAAGCGGACTGCCGCTTTGGTGACGTCGTGGACGGGAAAGGGCTGAAAGCCCTTGCCGATCACGGCAGTCGAGCCCGTTCAAGCTGCGTTCATGCAAAACGGGCTAAACTATTGAAAGACAAGACGGTGGCGGCCGCCTGACAGAAGCTGGCAGGCGCTCCAACTATGCCCGGGAACCGGAAAGGCCGGAGTAGATTCAAATACCGGACGTGGCATGACGCCCGCCTCCCAGGGAGTTGAAAAACGTGAAACGCACCCTTTTGAAAATTGCCGCGAGCGGTATGCTCTTGCTTGCTCCGGCGATCGCTCAGGCAGCAGAGGGCTTCGCGACGGCGAACGTCAATATGCGCGCCGGCCCAAGCACGGCATATCCGGCGATTACCGTAATACCGGCCGGCGAATCCATCGAGATCTACGGCTGTCTTGCCGACGTGCCATGGTGCGACGTGGAGTTCTACGACGGCCGTGGCTGGGTGCATGGCCGGTACATCCAGGCACTTTATCAACAGCGCCGGGTATATGTCGGTCCTCAATATTATCGCCGGCTCGGTATTCCTGTCGTCGTCTTCAGCTTCGGCAGCTATTGGGATCGTCACTACCGCGACCGTGATTTCTATCGCGACCGCGATCGCTGGCGCCGCGGGCCGGACTTCTATCGCAGCCCGGATCGCCGTGCGGAACCTGACCGCCCGCCCAGCCGCAGGCCTGGCTTCGAGCCGAGGCCAGCTCCGCGCCCGGATTTTGACCGGAGATTGGAGCGGAGGCCCGATTCCAGTCGCAGTCCTGAAAGACGCCGGGACTTCGACGATCGTCCGGATCTCCTTCCGGACGTCGAGCGCGTGCCCAACCGCAGGCCCGATGTCGATCGGCGGCCGGACTCCGATCGTGATCTACGCAATGATCGCGATCGCAGCCGCCGGAACTTCGAACGCGGGGGCGATGACGGCAATCGCGTCATCCGCCGCGGCGACGACGATCGCAGCCGGAACGGTGGTGACAGCGACCGCCGCAGGCCGCAGCGGCGGGTCTGCCAGCCGGGCGATCCGGATTGCCCGAACTAGTGGTGGTCGGCGACGAGGAATTGATCCTCAGGGGCCACGGTGTCCGGTAAGACGACGACGCGTATCGGACTCCGCGGCCGCCGGACCAACGACATGGCCCTGCCGAAAGACAGGCAGAGCGCCAAAGGACACAACCAGCCGGCTGCAGGGCGACTGAACGGCCCGGGCCGCCGTCATGCCGAAGTGCCTTGGGTTCTCGACACCGAGATTCACCATACCTGAAAGACGAGGAGCCCGGCACACCGTCGCGCGCCTTCTTTCGCAGAAGTCTCGCCGCTCGCTAAACCGCCCCGGGGTTCCAGCCGCGCCCTCTGCTGCCAAACATTTCGTATCCGTCCTTGGTGACGGCGAGCGTATCCTCGAGCTTGATGAAACCGCGCTCCGGGTGAAGCATCGTCGTCTCGACGGAAACGACCATTCCTGCCTCCAGGGGTCGATCCGCATCTACGCCTTCATAGGCGACGGGGTGGTTGGTCATCAGGAACGGCGCTTCGTGGCTGATGAGACCCATGCCGTGGCAGAAGAAGTCGGTAAAGGCGGCGGACGGCGAGCTTTTCAAAACCTCTTCCGCCGAGGCGATCATCTCACTGCCCGTTGCCCCGGCCCTGATCCTGGCAAAGGCCGCCTGCTGGACCGAATCGACTTCAGCCAGCAGGTCCTCGAGCTCCGCATCGGGCTCGCCGAGCACGCCCATCCGGCAAAGGTCACCGATATAGCCCTGGTAGTTGCCGCCGGAATCAATCGAAAGCACCTCACCCTTCGCCCATGCCTGCGGCGAGGCCGCACGGTTGTGAC is a genomic window of Sinorhizobium arboris LMG 14919 containing:
- a CDS encoding SH3 domain-containing protein — protein: MKRTLLKIAASGMLLLAPAIAQAAEGFATANVNMRAGPSTAYPAITVIPAGESIEIYGCLADVPWCDVEFYDGRGWVHGRYIQALYQQRRVYVGPQYYRRLGIPVVVFSFGSYWDRHYRDRDFYRDRDRWRRGPDFYRSPDRRAEPDRPPSRRPGFEPRPAPRPDFDRRLERRPDSSRSPERRRDFDDRPDLLPDVERVPNRRPDVDRRPDSDRDLRNDRDRSRRNFERGGDDGNRVIRRGDDDRSRNGGDSDRRRPQRRVCQPGDPDCPN
- a CDS encoding type II toxin-antitoxin system VapC family toxin: MTFIDTNVLLDVVTNDDNWADWAIAQLEAASLNGPLLINDLVYAELSVRYDRVEDLEVFLEEAGLEMTPIPRAALFLAGKAFTQYRRAGGSRTGVLSDFFIGAHAAVSQFPLLTRDIGRYRTYFPTLSLIAPHP
- a CDS encoding type II toxin-antitoxin system Phd/YefM family antitoxin → MELFRQDAALREPVIIAKNGRPRTVLLAYKDYLRLARRDRRVEATADLRLGEQKVGSFTEHTRMYARQVCTR
- a CDS encoding MFS transporter; the encoded protein is MAIQVPTDFRRVIVAASVGNIIEWYDFYIFGSLAAVLSVKFFEQSHPVAALLSTIALFTAGFLIRPLGAFLFGWMGDRVGRKYTFLITLSGMGLGTGAIGLIPTYESIGLTAAFLLFSLRMIQGLCLGGEYGGAITYVAEHVPDERRGYYTGWLQTSPTLGIVVSLAVIIAARTYFGSEAFDAWAWRVPFLVSFLLVGIAIYIRLQLQETPIFQEIKAKGQMTQNPWREAFLSSNIKYVGIATIVLIGQGVVWYSGQFWALYFLQQVSKVDPLNSAYIVGAALLLATPSLILFGWLSDIIGRKPVILGGMLLAALTYYPLYSWLGAVTQPDNINYPIAIFIIFILVCYVGMVYGPVGAFLAEYFPGRIRYTSVSVPYHIGNGWGGGLVPFITSAAFAATGSIGYALIYPIVVPAVCFALAIFLMPETRRMSIWQPIEPRT
- a CDS encoding LacI family DNA-binding transcriptional regulator, with the translated sequence MVSIVSVAKAAGVSNKTVSRVINGEPHVTEDTRERVEKAIRDLGYIPNMAARQIRSSRSNTFGIITDYVSTTPYSVDIVRGIQDWANTHGKSILMANSGGLPEREAEIWKMFRSHRIDGVLYVTMYHRVVDPEAGDVSIPTVMINCRPQTGELLPSIEPDDFQGARDLTRYLLERGHRRIGYIRLNPILLGAQLRLDAFRRTAKEFGLAESDLSIRLGMEGPVGAEENYVFAAASEILQQKDRPTAIMSGNDEMAIQIYIAALTLGLRIPQDVSIVGFDDFRTVSLALKPELTTAALPYYDLGFQGAEWLNSVISEEKVRASRRVISCKLVERTSVCAL
- a CDS encoding AbrB/MazE/SpoVT family DNA-binding domain-containing protein; this translates as MATTVTAKGQVTIPKPVRDLLGIVPGSKVDFRRAADGTVVLTRADKKPPASRFAKLRGHAGKGLDTDSIMALTRGEA